In the genome of Nocardioides sp. NBC_00368, the window TTGTGGTCGGCGGATCGGCCGCTGACGGTTCGCGAGGTTCATGCGCTTCTGCCTACCGATCGGCAGCGGGCGTACACGACGGTGATGACGGTGATGGACAAGCTCTTCCGCAAGGGCGTCCTCGAGCGAGAGCTTGACGGCAAGGCCTATCGCTATCGTCCGGTGGCGTCGCGTGCGGAGCACACTGCCACGGCCATGGAGGAACTGCTCAGCACGAGTGGTACGCCGCGGTCGACATTGCTTCACTTCGTCGGTCAGCTCAGCGCCGAGGAGGCCCAGGAGCTGCGCGAGGCACTAGACGCCGTCGCCGTCGATCCTGTGGACCGATCGACCGGGGAGGGACGGTCGTGATCGCCGTCGTCGTGCTGATCGTGGTTGCCGCCACCGCCGGAACCCTGGGCGCCACGATGCTCTCGCGCGCCGGGTGGGTGAGGCGAGCGCCGGTCATCGGGTTGGTCGTGTGGCAGTCGGTGTCGGTGACCATCCTGGCCTCGGTGCTCCTGGCGGCCGCGCTGGTTGCGTTGCCGCCGCCCGTATTCTCGGCGGCATCTGGCTGGCTCGGGACCTGTCTGGGCCTGCTCGAGGGGCACTATGCTGCGCCGTTCGGCTGGATCGGGCGCGTGACGGGCGCGGTGATCGGGTGTGTCGTCCTGGCTCGAGCGGTGGGTTGCACGATGTTGGAGGCCCGCGCAGCGGGCGTTGCGCGTCGGGTCACGCGCGGGCGGCTCGCCCTGCTTGCGGCCCCGAGATCTGATGGCGTGCTGCTCCTCGAGGACGATCGTCCAGCGGCTTACTGCGTACCTGGCCGCCGACCGGTGGTCGTCCTCACCACGGGTGCCGAGCGACTCTTGCGTCCTGAGCAGAGGATCGCGGTGCTGACCCATGAACGGGCGCATCTTCGGGCGAGGCACCACTGGGCGGTGTTGTGGGCATCGGGGCTGAACCGTGCCTTCGGGTTCGTTCCCGCGTTCGCGCACGGCGCCCGAGAGGTGGAGTTGCTGGTCGAGATGCATGCCGATGACGCGGCCGCACGAGCTAGCGGTCGTCAGAGTCTGGCTGAGGCGCTGGTCAGGATGGCCTCGGGCCCGGCGCCCACCGCGACGCTTGCCGCCCACGGTGCAGACGCAGTGACCCGCGTTCGGAGGCTGCTTGGTCGGCCCGAGCGGCTGGGCGCCGGCGCGCGGGTGGCGCTGACCGGGCTCGCGGCCGCGCTGCTGCTCGGTCCGGTGCTGATCGGGCTGCTCCCGGCGATCGAGTCGACCCTGCGGGAGCACTGCGCACCGTATGAGCATGCTTGTGACGTGCCGGGACGTTCAGACGTCGCGCTGCCCTGATCCTGTGTCGGATCCGTCGGGGGACCGGTCCGCCAGCGCTTGCAGTCGAGCGTTGTACGCGGCCCGCGCTGCATCTCCGTCCCGTTCAGCTCGCCTGTCGAGACGACGGGCCTCACGGCCGTCGGCGCGGACCCAGGCGGCAACGAGCGCTGCTGCCAGAAGTGCGAGTGGGAGGTCACCCATGGCCCAGCCCAGGGACGCGCCCAGATATTGGTCCTGCGCGAGGGTGTCGCCCCAGGTGCGCCCCAGCCCGCCGTACCACTCTTGAGCCAAGATCTTGCGGCTGGACATCAACGAGATCGAGAAGAAGGCGTGGAACGCGAAGGTCGCCATCACCAGCAGGACCCGCAGCGGATAGGGCGGTCGGCGGGGCCCCGGATCCTCGCCGCACACGACGTTGGCGAGCAGGTAGCCGCTGAGCAGGAAGTGCGCGGTCATCAGCAGATGTCCGGTGTGTGTACTCAGGGCAAGCTCGAAGAGCCCGGAGTAGTAGAAGGTGGGCAGACTGATGATGAAGAGGCCGGCCGCCACCAGTGGATGCCCGAGCAGGCCGACGGGCCACGAGTGCACGATGACGAGGAGCCACTCCCGGGCGCCGCGGGAGCCGTCCGTACGTCGTCGAAGTACACGCAGCGCCAGGGTCACCGGGCTGCCGAGCACCAAGAGGATCGGAACCAGCGTGGCGATGGTCATGTGTTGAACCATGTGCATGCTGAACAACACCTCGCCGTAGGTTCCTGGGGGCCCACTGGTCGCCCACAGCAGAACCAGGCAACCGAGGAGCCATAGCACCGTGCGGCCTCGTGACCAGACGACGCCGCGCTGATGGAGTCGGCGCACACCGAGCAGATAGAGCACGGCCGCGAGCACGGCGACAGGGCCCCAGAACGTGTCCAGGCGCCATTCGGTGATCCATCGTTGGGCCGTCAGCTCGGGCGGCATGGGCTGCCCGAGGATCGCCTCGGCCGGAGTCGCCGCGGGTTCTGTGCCGGAGCCCGATGGAGGCGCGGAGCGGCCCAAAGCGACCCCGGTACCGATCGCGACGCCCATCAGGGCAAGCTCTCCAACGGCGAGGCGTGCGAAACGGCCCCCGGTGAAGGATGCCGGGGTCGAGGCCAGCAGGCGCCGTCGATGCCACCAGCCGATCCCCAGGCATGCACCTAGCACCGCTGCCTTGATGGCGAGCAAGGCTCCATACGTGCTGAGGAGGTCGGCGACGGCAGGCACCCGGATGCCGGCAGCGAGCACTCCCGACAGGCCTACCAGCGCTGCACACCAGCCGGCGAGGCGAGAGAATCCCGAGATCACGGACGTCGTGCGGGCAGCGGCGCCGGCAACCAGGAGAGCGGCCAGGGTGCCGACCCAGATCGTGACCGGGACCAGGTGCAGAAACTGCAGGTTCACTCCGAGATCGTGGTCGGAGTCTCCTGCGGCGTGCCCGGTCAGGGCGAGTGGCCACAGGGCAGCCAGGGCCAGCAACGTGCTGAATCCGATGCCGGTCACGCTGCGCACCAGGGCCGCGGTGGTCGTCGCGGCCGCAGCGAGGACGAGGCTGGCCGCAAGTGCCTTGCCGTAGTCGATCTGGGTGATGAAGAACCACACTGGCGCCCACCCTCCGGACCACGGTGAGACCCCTGAGACATCAGCCTGTACGAAGATGATCTCGATGGCTCCCGCAACGACCCAGGTGGAGCCGGCGGCAGCGGCTACGACCTGGCTCCTGCGCTGTGCAGCCCCAAGGAGGCGCCGGCCCGCTCCTGGCAGCAGCACCGCCGCCAACACCAGGCTGCCGATCGTCACCGTTGCGGCGACATCGCGCACGACGCGAGCGACGGGCAGACCCCACCGAGTGAGGGCGCCGGGGTCGGGGAGGCCTGATGTCGGAGACGCGACCGCGCCGGTGAGCGACAACAGGGCGACGGTCACCAGGACAGGAGTGGTCAGCAGACCGATGAGGAGAGCTCTCCTGGTCACTCCTGACCGTCCTTGCGACGACGCAGCAGGACGACCGGCATCGCGATCAAGGGCACGAGCAGGACGGCGAGGAACACGATACGGCCGGCGGTGGTTCCTGGTGCCTCCTTGGCGGCGTCGGTGCCCGAGGACCGATTACCGCTCGATGGCCGCGGTTCGTCCGTCATCGAAGCTGACGCAGTCGGCGAGGCACTGGGCGAGGCGTCTCCCGGGTTCGTCGCTGGGCGAGCCGCGACGGTGAACTTGACGGTTCCGGTGACCGGATGACCATCGGTTGAGACGACGCGAAAGCTGAGTGTCCACGGGACCGCGTCGCCACCGGCGCCCGACGTGGCTGTCGCAGGCACGGCCGCGACCAGCTGGGTTCCTTCGGCTGTGGGGGAGGACAGCGAGGTGGCGGGCGTCTCCGGGGCGGAGAGGGTCAGCGTTGCG includes:
- a CDS encoding copper resistance CopC family protein, which gives rise to MPHPTRPRHLATLVAAAMVGAVALLGSVAPAEAHTAVVASNPAAGAQLSAMPTQVRLTFNEAISAEYATLTLSAPETPATSLSSPTAEGTQLVAAVPATATSGAGGDAVPWTLSFRVVSTDGHPVTGTVKFTVAARPATNPGDASPSASPTASASMTDEPRPSSGNRSSGTDAAKEAPGTTAGRIVFLAVLLVPLIAMPVVLLRRRKDGQE
- a CDS encoding bifunctional copper resistance protein CopD/cytochrome c oxidase assembly protein, producing MTRRALLIGLLTTPVLVTVALLSLTGAVASPTSGLPDPGALTRWGLPVARVVRDVAATVTIGSLVLAAVLLPGAGRRLLGAAQRRSQVVAAAAGSTWVVAGAIEIIFVQADVSGVSPWSGGWAPVWFFITQIDYGKALAASLVLAAAATTTAALVRSVTGIGFSTLLALAALWPLALTGHAAGDSDHDLGVNLQFLHLVPVTIWVGTLAALLVAGAAARTTSVISGFSRLAGWCAALVGLSGVLAAGIRVPAVADLLSTYGALLAIKAAVLGACLGIGWWHRRRLLASTPASFTGGRFARLAVGELALMGVAIGTGVALGRSAPPSGSGTEPAATPAEAILGQPMPPELTAQRWITEWRLDTFWGPVAVLAAVLYLLGVRRLHQRGVVWSRGRTVLWLLGCLVLLWATSGPPGTYGEVLFSMHMVQHMTIATLVPILLVLGSPVTLALRVLRRRTDGSRGAREWLLVIVHSWPVGLLGHPLVAAGLFIISLPTFYYSGLFELALSTHTGHLLMTAHFLLSGYLLANVVCGEDPGPRRPPYPLRVLLVMATFAFHAFFSISLMSSRKILAQEWYGGLGRTWGDTLAQDQYLGASLGWAMGDLPLALLAAALVAAWVRADGREARRLDRRAERDGDAARAAYNARLQALADRSPDGSDTGSGQRDV
- a CDS encoding BlaI/MecI/CopY family transcriptional regulator; amino-acid sequence: MRQFGHLEAKVMDRLWSADRPLTVREVHALLPTDRQRAYTTVMTVMDKLFRKGVLERELDGKAYRYRPVASRAEHTATAMEELLSTSGTPRSTLLHFVGQLSAEEAQELREALDAVAVDPVDRSTGEGRS
- a CDS encoding M56 family metallopeptidase, producing the protein MIAVVVLIVVAATAGTLGATMLSRAGWVRRAPVIGLVVWQSVSVTILASVLLAAALVALPPPVFSAASGWLGTCLGLLEGHYAAPFGWIGRVTGAVIGCVVLARAVGCTMLEARAAGVARRVTRGRLALLAAPRSDGVLLLEDDRPAAYCVPGRRPVVVLTTGAERLLRPEQRIAVLTHERAHLRARHHWAVLWASGLNRAFGFVPAFAHGAREVELLVEMHADDAAARASGRQSLAEALVRMASGPAPTATLAAHGADAVTRVRRLLGRPERLGAGARVALTGLAAALLLGPVLIGLLPAIESTLREHCAPYEHACDVPGRSDVALP